In Physeter macrocephalus isolate SW-GA unplaced genomic scaffold, ASM283717v5 random_607, whole genome shotgun sequence, the sequence TGAAGCCACAGAATAGTACAGAAGATGGTCATTACTGACCAGAAATAGGCAAGCTGCCCCTCCTAGCCCCAAGGAATGGGAACCTGCCCACCAATGGCACCAGGGTCAGAGGGCCGAGAGATGGGATCCCATCAAGGAGCCCATTTAAGATGTGTGAGGCTGCATCTCTAAGGACCAGAAAATTAGTCCATCAGTTACCAAGGCCTCTCAGAGACACAGGCTGGCAGGCTTACCATTAACGCCCAAATAGGGACATGCCAAAAGTGACAATGACAGTAGCCCTAGACTCAGAGGTGAGGGCACTAACCTCAGCAATGGCTAGGTGAGTGCAGTATCACCTGGCCACATGTGTTAGAGGTGGCAGGTCTCTGTGCCATTAAGGGCTGGCAGCAAAAGTTATGGGCAAGGAATGGGTCACGCCCTGGGCCTTCACTGTGCCACTGTCAGTGTTGAGTGTTGAGGGGGCCACACTCCAGGCTCACAGAGTGGATGTTGGACCAGCAGGGAAACACCTCCTCCAATTCATTTTGCTAccagttcttttaaaaaaggtaGCACCTGCTGAGGAAGGGCACAGGGGCAAAAGCTCACCTCAGAAATGGTAAAGAGAATATTTTGCTGAGGGAAGCATGAAGGAAATCAATATTTACTAATGAACAAGGCTACACCCCAGGAGAAAGATCACAGGGGCTGGCAGATGGACAAATGGACAGACTGATGGACCCTAGTACTGATAAGACAAAACTCTCGTTAGCAAAATCTGGGCACCTGCACCCAGCGCCCAATGTCCCTATAAGCAAACAAGCTTAAAGTTCTACCTCACAAGCCTGGAGCTCCTCACAGTGGGCTGCTGCCTTGAGCTTGGCCTGGGAAGAGGTGAGACCCTGAGCGGACCACAGCCTTTGAGCCCTGGAAGGAGCAGCCCATCCAAGGCAGCACAGCTGCCCAAGCTAGAGGAAGAGGACTCCTACCCACAGCACAAGGACTGCAAATACTAGCTGGGTCAGAGCCATCAGAGGCCCTGAGGCCTGCTGGAACATTGACTCTCCTCAGCAAACAGAGCAGGGCGCCCTCCAGTGGGGCAAGAGGGGATGGCCTCCTTAGGCAAGGGATCTTGGTGAGAAATGCTGGCTGGGCTGtgcaggcaggaggaggagcaggttcAAGTGCCAAACAGTGCCTGGGGATCCCAGGGCCTGCCCTCTGCCATTGCTGGCTTCAGCACAGCTTCATGAATCTAGCCTCATGCCGAGGTCAGAACCGAGAAGGGTCCAGCTGTGTGCAGTTGGCCCTGTGGTGCCCTGGGGACATCTGTTACAGACCTGGGTGATACCCACAACACAAGCTACAAAGTCCCCCAAGAGATGGGCACCCAACCCTCTACTACTGAGGAACAAGGGATGAGTGAGCATGGAGGGGCCCTGAGCCAACCCAGGGCTTCACCCCACAACTAGCAGGACCCTGCAGCCACAGACCCCAAAGACCTAGGCAAGAGAAACCAATGTCCAAGGGCAACCTGTCCCTGCTGCCAAGCCCACCAGGGGCATCTCTTCCGTCCTAAGTCAGCCTGGACACAGCAGTCAGAACCACAGAGCTAGGAAGCCTGGCTGAGAGGATGTGTTTTGCCCTCCTTCACTTTATATATATGGATTCCAGGCTACAgctaaaaacatttcttttagtttACACCAAAGAGAAATATAACCCTTTTAAAAGTAAGTCTGTGTGTCCTCATGGCGAGTTCAGAGCAATGGTCCCTgcctgagggaggagaggaaggggttcTGGAAGCCCAGAGCTGGGCCTACTGGTTCTCGTCCCGCATCTGTTCCATGATGCTGATGAGGTTCTCCAGGCCAAACACATAGCCTCGGTCAGGCCCATCATGCACAGTGGGGTCATCTCGGAAGCCCTTGAATGTGCTGTGTGCAAAGTCGATCATGCGGACATCCACCTTGGGTGGAGAGAAGGGGCCCACCTCGGGGCTGGTGCTGCTGGGGCTGGTGCTAGGGCCACAGGATGGTGCCACCTCAGGGAGCCCTGTGTCCAGGTGCTTGATACGCATTTCGGACCGGCGGTCCAGGTAGGACTCAGACCGGCACTCCTTGCCATCATAGATGACAAGCAGGGAACTGGAGTAGAAGCGGTAGGAGGCCTGCCGCTCCAGTACAGCTTTCAGGCCTCGCAGTTTGCTCAGGATGGGCTCAAAAAGGTCACGCCGCAGGTCCAGGCCATTGTGCAGGTACTGATAGAGGGCATTGCGGAAGCCTTCGATGGAGAGCCCACGGCCATAGTACTTGTTCCTGCAGAGGTAATGCCCCGTGTCCAGCTGGTACACCTGAAACCCCAGGAGACAGACAGATGAGTACCAGGGAGGTCTGATGACCTCACGGCGCCCTGGGCAGGCACTATCTGGAAAGTACTTCTGACCAACCTGAGCTTTTCTGCTCAACCCTACACACTGGAGTAGGCAGGCCAAGTTCACCCTAAGTTTTCCTGTGGTAAAGCCAGCAATGTGCAGAGACCAGGCCTACAGGTTTTCCGCCACTACCTTTGGAGCCCTCCTCCAAGTTGCCCCAGGAGACCAGCTGGACTCAAACAAGGAATTATCTTGCTGACAGACAAGAGTCTTACTTGCCCCAATATCAAGGCAACAGCCTCTCACAGTGGTTCTGCACTGGGGCCCAGACCAAGGTCCCCAGGTAAGGACAAGAGGGCTTAGGGAACATGTCTACAAAAACGCACTCAGCACCCTGTAGGGGACTCACCCTCTCGGAGATTCTGGACCACTGTGGGCCAGGAGGACACCTGGCTCAGATAGCAGGCAGGTACACACGCAACCCAAAGCACGCAAGCAGGAGCACCTAGGCTCTCACCAAGGATGACTCACCTGCATGCCACAGACTCTGACACCCAGCGTAGCCGACGTACTTTGCTCGCACTTCTGCATCTGCCGGGCTGCCTTCTCAGCTGATGCATCATCACCATGCTGCCGGGTGCCCATCTTCAGGTCCAGCACACAGGGGTACTTGAAATGGTGCACCACGTTCTCAAGCAGGAGGAACTCTGGGCCACAGTCAAGGGGAATAACCACCAAACTCACCATCAGCCCCAGCCAGAAAAGCACAATCCAGTTTTTCTATAAAAGGAGGCATTCCCTTCTAATATAATCTGTATTCACCTCACAAACTCTCAAATGTGGATTTCAAACCACTggcttattatttcttttttttttttttttttttgtggtatgcgggccttcctctgttgtggcctctcccgttgcggagcacaggctccggacgcgcaggctcagcggccacggctcacgggcccagccgctccgcggcatgtgggatcttcccataccggggcgcgaacccggttcccctgcattggcaggcggacgcgcaaccactgcgccaccagggaagcccggcttattatttctttaaaaaaattttttgttgtggtaaaacACATgtaacatttatcattttaaccatttttaagtatacagttcagtggcattaataagtacattcatattattgtgcaaccatcaccaccatccaatctccaaaactttttcatcttcccaaatagaaattagaaactgtacccattaaacagtaactcccattcccccctcccctgcccccataaccactttctactttctgtctctatgaatttgcctgttctaggtacttcatataagtggcatcatgtaatatttgtccttttgtatctggctctTTCGCTTAGCAaattgttttcaaggttcatccatattgtagcatgtgacaaaatttcattcctttttatggctaatttttcattgtatgtatataccacatttgttgatatcatcatttttattttattctttagagcTGTCTTGCAGGCATACATAAATAAACCAAAGAAGATTTGGCAGTTTCACATACATCCCTGGCACCATCAGTAAACCAAGGCCCTGCTCAATCCAGTGTCTCATTCAGGCCTAAGTAGTAAGGAACTTCCTTTGTAGCACTACtacaaaaaagataaatcagaTTTAACATCCCCAAACAGGAATCTTTAGAAAAATCTGGATTTAAATTTCTATCTTGCCATTTTCTGACTAAACTTCAAACCAGTGGACCATATATTTAAACTTATCCCTTAGTACTTCTAGGACCTTCTGCTTAAAATGGCTCTGTGGTCCTGTCCTCCTGGCATTTATATCCATGTCCTCATCTACATCTCCTGTCTGCAACAATCTTAAAGGTACAGGCCTGGCACATTTCTGCCAAAAGTCATCAGGGCTCACAGCCTAGCCCTCAATTCCATATTTGGGACTATGTAGCAATCACATGGTCTTGGAGGATAAGACCCTCAGCATCACTCTGatgatgaatattttaatatcccctaattctttaaagaataacattaaaaaatcattaaatatggCTTTTAACTAGTCTCATCACCTGCTATAACCTATAAACAAGTGACAGTAAAACTCCAAGAAGGGTGCAGAAATATCTCACAATGCCTGAGAGCACTGGATCCTGCTTCGGCCACTCACTGGCTCTGAGCACAACACTTACCCACCCTGTGCTTCCATTTACTCGTCTGTAAACGGAAATCATTAACAGTTCCTCCCTCAAAAGACTTAGGAAAACTGAGTAAGTACATATGAAGTAAACTGAGTAAGTACATATGAAGTGCTCAGCATACTTCCCCTCAGTTTCTCagtaagtattatttatttattgtctactGCTTCAAAACACTAAATGATTTTAAGAATTcccatttctgggcttccctggtggcgcagtggttgcgcgtccgcctgccgatgcgggggagccgggttcgcgccccggtctgggagggtcccgcgtgccgcggagcggctgggcccgtgagccatggccgctgggcctgcgcgtccggagcctgtgctccgcaacgggagagggcccagcagagggaggcccccataccacaaaaaaaaaaaaaaaaaaaaaaaaagaattcccatttcataatattttttttacctttggtatcttaaaaaacttttatattgCACAGGTATAGTGTTTATCTTTAGAAAAAACATACTAAAATCAaacatattactttttaattatcttttggGAGGGGAGAAATACACACGTGTACATGTGTACATATgcgcacacacacccctccccgcCCAATTCTAGACATGCACTGATAAATATGGTAGCCACTATCCATGCCTGGtgatttaaatttagattttaattaattaaataaattaaaaattcagtaactCAGTCACAGCAACCACATTTCGGTTAcagtgtggctagtggctaccacaaATTTCAGCACAGATTCAGAATACTTCCATTGTCACAGacagttctattggacagcactctTCTAGACTGCCAAGTTTAAGCTTCAGTCTTCCCAGCCCCAAAacgcaggaaaaaaaacaacatgtTGATGAAAATAAGgacaaagaggaagaagagccTATGGAAAAGGGAGATGAGAACAAAAGATGAGCCCCTGAACAGAGAGGGCGCTGGCCATGGTACTGGTAGGTGCCCTGACACAGGACTCATGGTCCCAGTAGCAGGCACTGCTAGAGAAGCAGTAACAAGGATACTGTAGAGCTTTCGGTCCTTGGACTCGGAGCGCATGCGGCTCAGCTGCTGTTTGTGACAGCGCAGGCTCCAAGGGTTGTGGCTGATCTTCTCGGAACTCAGACCGCTGTTGCCATCCAGCATCTGGAAAGGGACGTCCGAGTGGCTGTGTAGCTCCACCTTCGGAGTCTTTGCCTCCTGGGGGCTAAGAAGGAAGAACATACCCATTGCTAAGGGGCTCAGACAAGTCACCCTCTGGGGTCTCACTACACAGGGTGGGGGAGGCCTGGATCAATTCTAATGTGCCACGCATAGACCTTCCTGAGGGGTGACACGGGGCCCAGATGCACGAGCCCATTAAAGTGAGTAAATGGTATAAGTACTAAGGAGCTAGGGTGTGCAGCCTGTGCTGCTAAACTGATCTGATCTGATGTCAGAGACAAACTATGTGCTGCCACATCTAAGAAAAGTCCCAATTCCAACTTCTGGGTCAAGTCACAGAGCATCCtattcactgaatttttttttttttttttttttttttttttggccatgccgcacggcttgcaggatcttagttcccaaacgAGAGATCAAACCCAAGCCCTCGGCCgtgaaagtgccgaatcctaaccactggactgccagggaattccctcactgAAACTTATTTTTGAGTGATATTAAACATAAAGTAATTTAATCatacaattttaatttcactttggTTCAAAAAgctcatttttaatttacattagttttattttttttacaattcagtttttttggggtttttttagtatattcatgaGGTTATAaaacatcaccactatctaatttttacgaatttttcatcaccccaaaaacaAACCCTGTcaccattagcagtcacttcccatctatccctccccctcagTCCCTGGCATCCACTGactctgccttctgtctcttGGACAGAAAcgatggatttgcctattctgaacatcttatataaatggaaccatataatatgtggttttctgtgactggcttctttcatttaacataaatgttttcaaggttcatccatgttgtagcatgtgtcagtactccatccctttttattgctgagtactatTCTATTGTATTGATATACCACATTTAATTTGTCCATTCACCAactgatggacactcaggttgtttccagttttgggctattaggaataatactgctataaacatttgtgtacaagttttatGTGTGAATATATTCCTTCaattctcttgggcatatacctaggagtgcaGTTGCcaggtttaactttttgaaaaactgcctaattgttttccagaatggctgcactattttacattcccattaacaatgtaggagggttccaatttctccatatcctcatcaaaACTTCTATGGTCTATCCTTTTGATTATGGCCACCCTTGTCGGGGTTCACATTTTTTTGCATGATatatcaagaaaaagaattctttgtAGACTATTTTCCTAATCTACAAGAAAAATCA encodes:
- the IP6K1 gene encoding inositol hexakisphosphate kinase 1; this encodes MLDGNSGLSSEKISHNPWSLRCHKQQLSRMRSESKDRKLYKFLLLENVVHHFKYPCVLDLKMGTRQHGDDASAEKAARQMQKCEQSTSATLGVRVCGMQVYQLDTGHYLCRNKYYGRGLSIEGFRNALYQYLHNGLDLRRDLFEPILSKLRGLKAVLERQASYRFYSSSLLVIYDGKECRSESYLDRRSEMRIKHLDTGLPEVAPSCGPSTSPSSTSPEVGPFSPPKVDVRMIDFAHSTFKGFRDDPTVHDGPDRGYVFGLENLISIMEQMRDENQ